Part of the Anopheles coluzzii chromosome 3, AcolN3, whole genome shotgun sequence genome is shown below.
TGGGGTTTGTCCGAGTTTCACGTTTCACATGGAAGGAAATGGGTTTGGTCCAGTCGGCTGACGGGGTAGCCCGCGATCGGCCCGAACAATACCGCTAATGGCCTTCGTTCGTCGTCGAACGATCCACTCGATCGAGGTCTGGGAATTGATAGGTTTCGGGCAAACGAGTGCACAGAAAAACGCGCGCTGGTTGGTGTTATTGTCGCCCGAGCTGGCACCGAGTCGAGAGGTGGTTGGATTTGCATGAGCTGGTAGTGAAACTTTCTTTCTGTCTTCTCTGTACGCTGTTGTCTCCATTGCAGCAAACTACCGCCATGTCTGTACTGCGGACACTGACACTGTTGGCCATCGGTGCCACTGTCGTGCTGGCCCAGCGTCGCCTAGCCCTGCCAGATCCCCGAAGCTGCGCCAACCGTAAGTAATGAGCGGGTAGAAGCAACTCTCTTCGTCTACCATTGGCTGACTCTCTGGTGCGCTATTTTTCGTTTCCCCCAGGTGTACGACATGCGACGTACCGTGATGCTCGCGGAGTAGCGCATTCGTACTTCTTCAGCTGGGAACACGCGCCGACCCGCAGCCTGGAGGTTGACTGGCTCGATGCCCGTAACATCTGCCGACGACACTGCATGGATGCCGTCTCGATGGAGACGCCCCAGGAGAACGAGTTCATCAAGCAGCGCATCGCCCGTGGTAACGTTCGCTACATCTGGACGTCTGGGCGCAAGTGTAACTTTGCCGGATGCGATCGTCCGGATCTGCAGCCCCCGAACGAGAACGGCTGGTTCTGGTCCGGCTCGGGCGTCAAGATTGGACCGACCACGCAGCGCAACACTGGCGACTGGAGCTACACCGGCGGATACGGCCAACAGCAACCGGACAACCGTGAGGCGGCTCAGGTAAGGGCTCGGGCTCGGTACAGTGTACTTCGTTCCGGAGAACCATTCCATTCACCATCCACCTTCTTCTGCCTTCACACAGGGTAACGATGAATCGTGCCTGTCGATCCTGAACAACTTCTACAACGATGGGCTGAAGTGGCACGACGTTGCCTGTCACCATCTGAAGCCGTTCGTGTGCGAAGATTCGGACGAGCTGCTGAACTTTGTTCGCTCCCGCAACCCGGGCATCCGTCTGTAAGGATGGAGTGTCTCGCAGTGGAATTTGGACTCGTGTGAGTGTGATGATGACGcgtcgacacacacacacacatgagaaGATGCGCATCCCTTGCACACCGGAACAGAAAACATCATTCGTTAGTGCAGTAGCGAGACACGTTactgcatttttgtgtgtatgaatCGCTCAAGAGAAAGGGAAGGAGAGATGAAGGTTCAGCATTACTATTCCACCGTCGATCGGGAATGATCAGTTGATTGGTTTCGTTTCGATCTGTAACGTACAAGCCAGCAAACGCCACCTTCCCTGAGTAACTGAGTAATGCGACTAAAATGCTACTAAAGCAGCACAACGCACCACCGCAGCAGTTTCGGAGCCGGCCAAGGCAGTTTGTTCGGTCGGGCCAAGCGTTGTATGGgcttcatgtgtgtgtgttttttttatgtagatCTGTTTTGTATTGTAACTCTGTTTAATTTCTATTTATTGTACTATAAGAAAGTCTTCAACCAGTTTTTGGACCATCATCAGTATCGCCAAGACACGCCTGGagacaaagaaaagaagaaaagagcgAAAAGAGAGGACAAAAATTGAATCAGACAAGGTCAGATGGTTAAGATCGGCATACattgaatattttgaaatCATGGAAAATGTCAAACAACACGAAAAGAATTGGATGAAtcgttgtttttaaatttgtaagtttttgttttcacttgAATGAGAATAAAAAGTACGGAAATACTGTTAAATAATGCGTcgttgtgctgtgttgtgttatgCAAAATTTCGTCATTTCCTTAGTGAATGCTCTAGAATCTGTCGTATGCGACAACCGACCAAGACAAACTGAGATGGGGGTAAGTATGGGGGTGCCAAATACAAACCAGCAATCCTTGCCGTTGTTCTGTTGGCAGTTGTTGCGGCCGAGGGCTCCGGCTTCTGCGGCGAAGGTTCCGGCTTCTGCGGCTACACAGAACTTTCCAAACCTTTCGGCTAGTGCTCCTCGCTACCTCGGGGAGAAAGGGGGATCGTTCCTTTGGAGTTTCGGATTGTTTTGGATGTTCTGAAATGAAATTCTCAACACTTTGAATTTCCGTTTGAATGTGATTTAGTTCCTTGTTTTAACTTCCGTTTTATTGTTCTTCTTATTTAAGTACTTAAAATGTTGCGATCGTACGCTTTTCATTCGCTGTTTacaatggtttttttttccaaaagaCAGGTTAGTTTCTTTTGTTAGTTTGTCGTGCACGGACTTAAATGGTGTCACGGCATATCTAACGGAGCGGAAAGCTGAGTATTTCTCTCATGCCCGCCAAGAAGAACGCCCTTTTTAGCCGGTAATCCGGTCTCTCCTAGAGCTAGAAACGGAAGAGACTGCTGACGAGCTACGTCATAGCTACAAATTGGAAGTAATCTATCGATTCGAATCTATCGAATCGAAGCTGTACCtagtagtgttgggtaaatctgattcagattcatgaatctgaattaatctttgaaatgattcaataaaTCTGAATCCCGGttgcaaagattcatgaatctccaaatATTCTTGAATCACCAAtgaatcgcaaaagatttatTCACGAATCCTTGATTCTCGAATCCCATGAGATTTATACATCTCCAAAAATTCATAGAGCTTGAGCTTCTcattgttcttctttttgaaGCAACAACCTACacggatagtttgttttgctacggggagacagTCCATGAGCGGCTTAAAGCCGCGAGGGGTTTAAGATGTTGTTTAAGATGTTAAACCTGGTGTTGTTTGGTGAGATCGCGCAAATTAACTAATTTGCAAATCatacatctctaaagattcatgaatccccggagatatatgaattttaatggatttatcAATCTTTTAGATTCATGagtctttgaagattcatagAACTTacgagattcataaatctctatagattgatgaatctttgaagaatcgattcgagattcgaatcagtcatcactgaagattcatatgaatgaatctcatcGAAAGAgtcatgaaacccaacactagtacCTAGTACACTTCCGGAAAGGCTGCTCGATGAATCAACTTAAACCGGTGCCCAGCATACAACAGGTGATTGTAAACTGGGAACAATACCGTGGCGGTAAGCGTGGTTTTACACAGTGTCAGCGATGCCAGAGCTTTGACCATGGTACCCACCACTATCACTGCAAACCTCGCTGTAGACTATGTGCTGCCGAACATGAAACAAATCAGTGTGTGTAAAAGGATCAGCCTGAGATCCACAAATGTGTAAACTGCGAAGGCGCTCAATGTGCCTTCGATAACAAGGTCAGCGTCAGCTACAGCGCTCGCTTCAACCACCATATCaccggcaacagcaacagctgcGCCCGCATCAGCAACAGCGACAAATGTAACAGCAACATCAAGATCGTCAGCCTCACCAACAGACGCGACTAAACCCAATACTGCAACCTCAACAGACTCAACAAAGATAACAACGCACGCCAAAGGAACAAATCAACCCAAAGCCCTACGTCACGTCTTGTTCTGTTCATTGCAACTACATACCAAGTTGGTATTACCAACCCAGGGTGCTTTATTGGAGACTATTTTCACGATTCCGTCAAGCAGCGGGGTTAATCTGGCGCAACGTCTGTAAATTGCCCGAGATTGTTCAGCGTTCAGCTGAAAGTATCATTGCCACTCTTTCTTCTGCTGAAGACACCGAAGCATTCCTGAAGATGCTTATCGTAGAAGTAAAGTTCTTCCCCAAGTTCAAAAATGCCCGCACTGTTGAGGCCAAGCTCAAAGTCCAGGGCAAAATGATCACTGATGTCGCTCGATAAGATGCGGATTATTACATGGAATTCACAGTCTATGAAGGCGACGCAGATACCACTCTCTGACTTCTTGGAACAACAGAACATCGATGTGGCGTTAATTGTTGAGACTCACCTATCGTTGAGTTTCCATCTTAGCAGCTACTCTATCCATCGATTGCACCGCGTCAGCAGCCGTGGGGGTGATGTTGCTATCGCTCTTCGTCCAGGGATCCTTCACCGATTATTACCGCATTACAACACTAGCATCATTGAAACCATTGGAGTTCAAATCCAGGAAACCATTGACATATACCTGCGTACTGCTCACAAGAATGCACCGAATCCAACGTGTTTCGGCGAGACATAAACCTCATCTTACCCAACCAAAATAGCACTGTGATCGGTGGAGACCTCAACGTTCGTCACAGGCTATGGGGCAACACATGCGGAAACAGAAATGTTACAATTATCGCTGACATTGCTTCGCATGGAAACTTCATCGCTCAAGCTCCAGATGTACCTCCCTTTATCTCGCATCGAGGGTTGGCATCGGTCATTGATATCTATCTAACAAATGTAACAATCAGCAAGCCCCAGACCATCACCTTCTCTtggtaaacattttaaacGGCTGCTTTGAGTTACAGTATTTCCCCCAGGCATGGAAGTGCGCTAAAGTCATTGCGATTCTTAAGCCAGGTAAAGATCCAACCTTTCCAAACAGCAAACGCTTACCACTGGAGACTTCGCGATGCCCTCTATTGGAAACACACGTCTGGATGGTTCGAGTTCAGATAATAGAGTGAGTGTTTATTTACAAGTGTATACAATAGTTCATGCTTTCGGGTTGGACAATACCCAACATCTGTCAAATGACAGTTCGACCCAACTAACCTACAATGACAGTTCGCTTCAACCAACACTCCTCCTCGAACTGGCTTTCCTAAATCGTAACCAGCCCTATTTCTTGACGCAATTTACTTAGTCTAATACGCGCAAGCGGCTTCGTCAACAAATCTGCTAACATGTTTTCTGTAGGACAGTATCTGATATTAATGACTTCCTTTTGCTGCAAATCGCGCACAAAGAAATAACGTGTCTCGATATGCTTGCTACGTCGCTCTATACGTTCACTATTAACCATTTTAATGCAACTTTGATTGTCCTCAAATACTTCTATAGGCTCTTTAATTTCTAGTCCTACTTCTTCTAACAATCGTCTAACCCATATAAGCTCCTGACAACCTTCAGCTAATGCTACGAATTCGGCCTCGGTAGAGCTTAAAGCAACGCAGGTTTGTTTTCGAGAACCCCATGCAACAACTCCTCCACCTAATAGGATTAGAAAACCGGAGTTAGATTTTCTTGAGTTGGAGTCACTTGCCCAATCGGCATCTACGTACATTTGTACTTGTTGGTTTGTTGAACCTAGCTGCAACTTATGATCGATAGTTGCTATCAAATATCGCAAAACTCTTTTCGCTTCTATCCAATCTTGTTGAGTTGGTTTACTGGATTTTTGAGCTAATATTGATGTACTAATAGCGATATCTGGTCTAGTGTGCACGGCTATGTAAAGCAGACCTCCAATGAGACTAAGATAATTTTTGTTATCTGGAAGTGGCTCACAATCCTCCTCCTTCTGCTTTAAGTAGCCTAATTCAATGGGTACCGGAGTCATTTTGGCATTTTCCAGGTTGAATCTTTTCGCAAGTTTTTGAATGTATCCAGATTGTCCTAACTTGTATCCTTGCTCAtccttttcaatttcaataccTAGGAAATGATGAATATCCCCTAAATTGGTCattttgaagttgtttttcAGATGTTCCAAAATAGCTTCAAATTCACTATTTGTCTGAGTTATGATTATCAAATCATCAACGTATACCAGTACATAAGCAAAAGCTTGTCCGTGCTTTCTTGTGTAAAGGCAAGGATCTGAATCACATTGTACAAAATCTATTGCTTTGAAAGTAGAATCGACCTTTTGGTGCCAAACACGCGCGGACTGTTTCAATCCGTATAAACTCCTCCTTAATCGACATACCGTGTCTTTATCGCCTATAGCGTACCCTTCGGGTTGTTTCATGTAAATGGTCTCTGCTAAATCTCCATTAAGATAAGCATTCTTTACGTCAACGTGTTTAACAATCATATTTTTCTGGCTAGCTACAGTTAGCAGTACTCTAAAAGTAGTCTGTTTCATTACTGGAGAAAATATCTCATCATAATCTGTTCCGAATTTTTGTGTAAATCCCTGCGCAACTAGTCTAGCTTTGTAACGAGTTGTATTGTTATCCTCATTTACTTTGGTTTTAAAAACCCATTTACAACCTATTGGTTTAGAATCGGTTGGTAACTTGACTAAGTCCCAGGTGTTGTTATCAAGGAGTGATTGGTATTCCTCATCCATTGCCTCTCGCCACTTACTAGCATCTTCACTATGTAAAGCTTCATTTACAGTACGTGGATCATGCATTATGGCTTGGCTGGTTGTATGATTCGCAACTAATCCATGTAAATCTGGAGAATCAACAAGGGTCTCAGTTTCATGGTCTACACCAGAAATACAACGAACTGCTATTTCTGGTCCTACATAGTCGTTGTAACGTGTTGGTAACTTGTGAGGCCTTTCACTACGTCTTAAAGTTTCTGTATCTTGCGTTTGAGATGTTTCAACCAGGTTATCGGAAAGCGTAGGATCATAATCTAAACTAACAAACGTATTTCGGGTTTGTTCACTGTCTGGGAGCATCTCTTGATTGTGACTGCTACATTCGTTTATGAAAATAACGTCGCGACTTCTCATAACGTCTTTCCTTTCAGGATCATAAAGCCTATATGCCTTAGCAGTTTCGTCATATCCTACGAGTATTACTTCCTTAGACTTCCTATCCCATTTCAATCGCTTTTGCTTTGGAATGTGTGCCATCGCTTTTGATCCAAACACACGAATGTGAGTGAGGTTAGGCTTGCGACCACTCCAAGCTTCTTCCGGAGTTAGATTATGCCCCTTCGTGGGTGATCTATTGATGAGATACTTGGCCGTTAGAACAGCTTCCGCCCAAAAGGGTTTGGGTAAATTTGCATCAAACAGCATGCAACGCGCTTTTTCTACAACTGTTCTATTGAACCTTTCCGCTAGGCCATTTTGTTCTGGGGTATACTCGGTTgaagtttgatgtttgatcCCTAGTTCTTTTAACCTGTTTTGTAATAATTGGTTCGTATATTCCTTTCCATTGTCACTACGCAATATTTTTAGTTTGCGCCCGGTCTCTCTTTCCGCTTTGATACGAAAATCTTCAAAAGCTCCTAATACTTCCGCttctgatttttgttttaagaaaTATACAGCAACTCTTCTTGTTTTATCGTCTATGAACGTTATAAAATATCGCTTTCCTCCTAATGACGTTTCTTCCATTGGACCGCATATGTCCGAATGAACGATTTCTAATATATCTTCGGCTCGACTGCCTATTTTAGGAAATGGGAGACGACACTGTTTTCCTTTCGCACATATTACGCAATTTTCAGACTCAATCCCATTAAACGTTATACCGGATGCTAATCCATCTTTTAACATCTTTAAATTGCTATAATTAAGGTGTCCCATTCTTCTATGCCATGTAGCTGAATCTACCGCTTTAGATGTAACCGCCATCGCAAAACtatcttttctttcttctaaCGGGAATAAGCCATTCGTAACGTCGTGACTACCGGTTGCAATAACAATGCCGTTTGGTCCAGTCACTTTTACGCCTTTGTTGGTAAAATGAACTTCTTTGCCCTGTCGAACTATTTGGCTAATCGATAATAAATTGTTTGATATTCCCGGAACATACTTCACATTTTCTACGTTAACCGTTGTGCCCTTTGGAATGCATTTAGTGTTAAACCTGATAGAGCCTTTCGCAATAACTTCCATCGCTTGTTTATCCGCTGCTCTTACAGTACCACTTGCCGCACACTCGTTTTCTAACAAATTACGATTGTTCGTGAAGTGTTCAGACGCACCTGAATCAAAGTACCACGTATCGTTATTCGCACCACTCATTGTTCCCACTGTTCCCAGCACCATGCTTAACGAAGACGCATTCACTGTACAGTTTCGGGCAATATGGCCGAACTTACCGCAACGCCTGCACTTCGGTCCCTTTGTCTGCTTCGATGGTACACCTTGTTGATTTCTCGGCTGCCATTGATGCTTCGTCGTTCCAAGAAAGACCGCCTTTTCAGATGACGCACTCGATTTGTATTCCTGCAGCAACTTAGCTTTTATGATATCGCCAGTTATCGCCGTTCCAGAATTTTCTAGCGCCATGATCATCGGCTTGTATTCATCAGGTAACCCGGCGAGAAGTAACGTGCCGATCCACTCTTCACTGATGTCGAAACCAATACCACGCAACTGGTGTGCTGTACCCACTATGTCGTTCACGAAACTTTCCATAGACGCACACGATGCTAACGTTGTGTTGATGAGTTTCCTTAGAAGTCCTACACGACGCGTTAGTCCCGTATCCTCGAACGCTGCTTCCAGCTTCTTCCACACGTCCCGCGCAGTTTCCGCATCTTTAACATGGACGTAATTGATCGGGTCCAacagcaaaataatttttgctCTCGCTTTCCGGCACTTCTGCTTGTCCACTTTCGTCTCATCTTCCGGTTTTACCGCCTGCCACAGGTCCTCCAGCTCAAGGAAAGTTTCTACAGCAAACTTCCACGTTGGCCAATTTTCGCGACCAACAAGCCTTTCAATCGACGGTAAATTATTTGCAGAACTGGTAgccattttgttttactgcgTTGGgtctgggcccataacctattGGAAACACACGTCTGGATGGTTCGAGTTCAGATAATAGAGTGAGTGTTTATTTACAAGTGTATACAATAGTTCATGCTTTCGGGTTGGACAATACCCAACATCTGTCAAATGACAGTTCGACCCAACTAACCTACAATGACAGTTCGCTTCAACCAACACCCTCCAACTTTTACCATTACAACAGTTCGGTTCCAGAACCTGACATTCCACTACCCATTAGCTTCTCAGGTTAAGGATGAACCTGGATAAAAATACGAAATACCAATTTAGACCAGTTTGGATCAATAGCAGTCTGGAGTTGCTGTGCTCCCCGCGAACATGCGTAGAGTGCAAACTGTACTCAATAGGTTCCTGCGACTCATACTGAACGTTCCTCGTTGGACACACTTAGAGGAGATGTATGAGTTAGCTGGAACAGAACCGTTAGAGCTTTTAGCGTTGAGGTTAAATGAACAATTGAAAATTACCATGCAGTCTCCAAACTCGGTGTTAATTCGACAACTATAATAAATAGTTTATGAGTGTAGGTTATAGTTTAGATTTAAGATAAGGAAAACATCTGCCAACTGGTTAACAACAACACGCATCGGTTGTAGAGATTCGAATTGCGCTCGATGAGGTCTGGGTCCGAGGCACGAAATAGTAGCACTCAGGAGGTGCGCTGGAAAGGCGTGATGGTGCACCAGTATCGTAGCAAACGCACCGCGCAAACCGGTAGAGAAACACGCGAGCTCGGTATTGCGTTCATAGTGATGGGTGCGATGCAACAGAAAGTGATCGGGTGGTGGCCGGTTAACGAACGGATGTGCAGGTTGAGGATTCGTACCAGATTCTTCAACCTGAGCATTATAAATGTGCACACTACCCACTTTGGGAGCACCGATGACGAAAAAAGGCCTTCTATACGCAGCTGGCTAAAACATGATGTGAAGATCGTCATCGGACACCTTAATGCTCAGGTCGGACAGGAGGAGGCATATAAACCAACCATCGGAAGTTTCAACGTCCACCAGCTGACATACGACAACGGCCTCACGCTCGTAAACTTTACCTCCTCGTAGCTCATGAGCATCCACAACACCTTCTTCCAGGCCGCCGCCGCCTTAGTTACACCTGGAGACACTCTAAGGGTGATTCAAAGTCCCAAATCGACCACGTTCTAATTGACGGAAGGCACTTCTCGGATATTATCGACGTTAAAACGCATAGAAACGCAAACTTCGACTCGGACCATTTCCTGCTCATGGCAAAGCTACGCCAGAAACTCTCCGTGGTTAACAACCAACGGAGTCAGTCCACCCCAAGGCTCAACCTGGACCGGTTGAAGTGTGCTGATGTGGCGGAGGGGTACGAGACAACGCTCGGAGAAGCGCTTCCGGCCGCAAACAACATCGCCGCGATCCCCCTCACAGACCACTGGCGTATGGTAGAACGAGCCATCAGCACTGCAGCCAAACACAAGATCGGCCGCTTACCatacagagagaaaaaggaatggtttgaCAAAGAGTACAGATGAGCACTATCCAAGAAGAATGCAGCGTGCGCCCGCATGCTACTGTACAAAACCCGCCAGAACGTGGAGAACTACAGACGACTGAGGAAACAGCAAACCCTGCTCTTTCAGGCCAAGAAGCGAAGTTTTGAAGATTCAAATGAACAGCTagtggaggtgcacgactagaaaacgagattcataaaattgttactgaggtgggGATAGCGGGGATAGCGAATatatgccttgtgattggaatctcggcatcatctaccctatatccaagaagggagacaggttggactacaacaactacagggATATTACGGTGGTGAATACCACCTTTAagatattctccctgatccttcaggatcgtcttgtcccgcacgtcgaagaaaTAGttggaaactatcaaagaggattccgaaacggaaaatcaaccactgttCAGATCTTCACGATGCGGCATATCTTGGAAAAGATGGCCGAATACAGACGcgatctcttcattgacttcaaagccgcatacgatagcatagccagggtaaaactatACGACGCTATGAGTTATTTTCGagtcccggccaaactgataaagCTAGTACGAATGACTATGCCTACGTCATTCACCAGGtgaaggtggatggaaaacaatCAGAGCgctttgctaccaccaaagatCTATGCTCCAGGGAGACGGGCTTGTATGTCTGcaattcaacttggcgctaaaGAGACCTATCCGCGACTCGAAGGTGTAAATTACgtgaaccatcttctataagtcaacccaaaTCCTGGCAttcgctgatgatatagacatcattcgtctgcggctctcctatgtagcagaagcctaccaagggattgagaaggtggcagagaacctcggattgcagataaacgaggcaaagaccaaactgatggtggcaacattaTTACATGGAGCCTacagcgggcctaccaataaataatcagaatctacgtaggcgtgacgtacagataggtgaacgcacttttgaagtcgtcccagaattcacctatcttgggtcaacggtacaaaggtcagcaacgacaatagcatggaagctgagttgcgcgcaaggatgctaactgccaaccggtcattctacagcctgaaaaatcagttcacctcaaagaccctgtcgcgacggacgaagcggGGACTATATagcacctatatagtaccggtactcacatacgcctctgagacatggacactgtccaattCTGGAGAAACCCTCTTAAATGCGTTCGAGAGCatgatgctcagaaggatacttggccccgtatgtgtggaaggacaatgatGAAGGAGCCGATATaacgacgagctatacgagatgtacgagATCGCCAGGCTCCGATGGGCTGGCCATGCTGTACGCCATGTTGGAAACGAACAACCCAACCCATAAAATCTTTTTAGGGGGACAAGAACAGACGATgtgtggtaggcccaaattgaggtggcaagatggcgtggaggcgaccgccattaaggccgagATAACGGGCTGGCTGACGAAGGCGTGAGACTGTGAGCGGTCTCaaacactcctgaggcaggccaagaccgcaaaacGTATAAGTAAGTGAGTAAGATGAACAGCTGCTGAAGCAGCTAGCCCAGTCTTGGGACACCCGCTTATTCTATAGGAGATTGAAGGACCAACGTAACAGGTTTATGCCTAATACCGCAATGTGCCGGAATGCGGAAGGGAATCTCCTAATAGACGAGCGGGAGGTGATCGAAAGGTAGAAGTGCAACTTAGAAGGACACCTGAGATGGAGCAGAGATAGGAGAAGCTGGAGCAAGTGGCAGAACAAAGCAACTACCACAGCGGCAGCACAGCAGTAACAACAACGACAGCATTGACGCAGACGACGAGGTTCCCCCGCCATCTCTGGATGAGATTGCCAGCGCCATCAAGCAGCTTAAGAGCTATAAGTTTGCTGGCAGTGATGGGCTGGCGGCCGAGTTCTTCAAGATGGGGCTGGAGAGGTTTACCATCGAAAAGCATCAGCTGATCGTGAAAGTCTGGGAGCTGGAGGAGTGGAAGTTGGGTTTCATTCATCCAGTCCCCGTGGTacgatcctctaccggtcactccaatttcttggcttcgcggatgacatcgacatcatcggctggacaacagcgaaggtgtgtgaggcatacacccgactcaaacgcgaagcagcaagaatagGATTGAGAATCAAAGCGACGAAGACAAAGTGACTGCTACGAAGACTGCTGGATTGCCGgagactcagaccatctgggaagcagtgtacTAATTGACGGCGACAATCTCGTGATGGTAAAGGAATTCAACGACaaggacaacgacatcagcagtgaaatccggagacgcattgtgctggggaatcgtgcatactatgggcttcaccgactgTTTGAGATCCAGAAGTCTTCGAGACCGCAAGATATGTGTTGTGACAACGTCGTTTGTTTACGTTGGCGCAACCACACAACTTCTCGTCATGATACGACATTGTAGGGTTCTGCGGCAAAGGTCAACGTAGGGCTGCAGTGCCCTCCATTGCTAACGGAAAGTGCGATGGTGCGAGAAAACGAAGCGGTATCAAAAAAGCTTACCTTCATTAAACCTTCATTTAATCGTTACGCAACAAtatgtgagatatatcgcacattgattcgtCCGAGGTAATTCTACGGACACGAGTTCTGGACCATCCGAGcgcaaacgctctgggcgtgtttcAGCGACGtatcctccggaccatctttggcggtgtgttcaaGCATGGAGTTTGGaagagaaggatgaaccacgagcttgctgagctgt
Proteins encoded:
- the LOC120957218 gene encoding uncharacterized protein LOC120957218 is translated as MSVLRTLTLLAIGATVVLAQRRLALPDPRSCANRVRHATYRDARGVAHSYFFSWEHAPTRSLEVDWLDARNICRRHCMDAVSMETPQENEFIKQRIARGNVRYIWTSGRKCNFAGCDRPDLQPPNENGWFWSGSGVKIGPTTQRNTGDWSYTGGYGQQQPDNREAAQGNDESCLSILNNFYNDGLKWHDVACHHLKPFVCEDSDELLNFVRSRNPGIRL